The DNA region CGGGTGGCTGGAGTAATAGGTCTCGTACTCCCCGCCCGGGCTGGTCAGGCGGCGGAGGTCGTCCGGAGCCGCGATGGCCGACTGGACTTCCGGATGCGTACCGATCCACCAGCCGATGACTGCCGCCAGCAATGTGGAAAGAACCGCGGTGGGTATCCACCAGTGCCTGGACCGGTAGACAGCGGCGGGGAAACCGGCGGTGAGAAAGCGTGTGGCGTCGCGCCAGGAGGCTCGGCGGGTGCCGGTGACCGTGGCTCGGGCACGGGCCACGAGCTGGGTGAGGCGCGCCGTGAGCATCGGGTCCGGGGCGCTGGACTGGACGAGCGAGAGGTGGGTGGCCGTGCGCTGGTAGAGCTCGACGAGTTCGTCGACTTCTGTGCCGGTGAGCCGGCGCCCGCGGTGCAGGAGATGATCCAGGCGGTCCCACTCGGTGCGGTGGGCGGTCACGAAGACATCGAGATCCATGATCGGCTGCTGCTCCAGGCATGGGTGCGTACGGGTTCGTACTACGGCGGCGCGCTGCGGGTCAGCTTGGCAGACTGAGGCCCCGAGGGGCAGGGATGATCGGCGAAGGGTGGGGCGGCGATGAGTGAGCTCGTGACCGGGGACGCGGTCGTGCTGGGGCTGCGGCCGGCGAAACTGCCGAGTCGGGCACTGGCACTGGCCATCGATCTTGCCGTGGTGGGGGCGGCGTTCGTCCTGGTGTCGATAGGACTGGCCGTCGCGACGGCGACGCTGGATGACGCGGCGCTCGCGGCAGTTTCCGTGGCGGCCTTCCTGCTGGTGCTGGTGGGCGGCCCGATCGCGGTGGAGACGCTCAGTCACGGGCGTTCGCTGGGGAAGCTGGCGTGCGGGCTGCGGGTGGTCCGGGACGACGGGGGGCCGATCCGGTTTCGGCATGCGCTGGTGCGTGGGGCCATGGGGGTCGTCGAGATTCTGATGACGCTCGGAGTCGTCGCCTGTATCGCCTCGCTGGTGTCGGCGCGGGGGCGGCGACTCGGGGATGTGTTCGCGGGGACGCTCGTCGTGCGGGAGCGGGTGCCCGCGGGACGGGCGGCTGCCGTGCCGCCTCCGCCACCATGGCTGGTCGGGCGGTTCGCGGGGCTGGATCTGTCGGCGGTGCCGGACTCTCTGTGGCTGGCCGTACGGCAGTACCTGACCCGTATGCATCAGCTCGACGCGCAGGTGGGTTGGTCGATGGCGGAGCGGCTGGCCGGGGAGTTGGCGGAGCGGACCGGAGTCCCGGTGCCGGAGGGGGTGCCGGCCGGGGCGTACCTGGCGGCGGTGGTGAACGAGCGGCAGGCGCGGGATTCCCGGAGGGTGTTCGTTGCCGCTCAGGACGGGGCTGCGCACGGTGGTTCCGGGGGGCAGGCGGGCCGGCCGGTGAATGGGGCTCCGGTGAGTGGGGTTGCCGCTCGGGCGCCTGTCGGGGACGTGCCTTCCGCGGTGGTTGCCAGGGCGGGTGCGCCCGTGCCGCCTGCGGGGGCGGAGGACGGTCGGGTGCCGCCTGCCGCTACGGGGTTCGCGCCGCCTGCCTAGAGCGGTGAGGGCGGGGACTCCAGGTCTTCGAGCTCGATGCCCGGGGCCGCGAGGACCACGTCGCCGGAGATGTGGACGGTGTGCTGCTCGCCGGTGTCCAGGGCGCTGACCTGGTATTCGTCCACGGTCAGGGGGCCGTTGTCAGTGGCGTGCGTTTCACTGTTCACCAGGGCCCAGGACTGGTCGACGGTGCGGGGTGCGAGGACCGGGTCCGTGAAGGCGACCAGGCGGACACGGGTCGCGGGGGAATCGGGGGTGAGGCGCAGCAGTCGTGCGGTCGCGATGAGGAATGCGGGGGATGTGCCGGTGAAGGCGTGGGCGCGGACATTGCCTTCGGTGGCGTGAGTGCCGGTCGGATCGGTACGGACCCAGGTGACGCCTTCGAGGGCGGCGCCGCGGACCTGCCAGCTCGCGGCATGGAGTTCGAGACGGATGGGTCGGCCGAGTTCGTCGAGGGTGAGGTCGACGGATCCGAGGTGGTCACCGGAAGGGGCGGTGGTTCGGGAGACGTAGCGCCAGCCGGAAGGGCCGGGTGCGCATTGGAAGTGTTCTTCGCCGAGGGGGGTGTGATCGTGAAGATCGTGGAGCGAATATCGGCCGCGGGGCATGGGGTCCTTCGGGGTTCCTCGGGCTGAGCGGGGCGCGGTACGGGGCAGGCCCCCGACACGGGGGTGCGGGGGCCTGCGCTCGTAGCTGCTGCTGAAGCTGTTCCGTCTGTCAGCGGCCGGTCGTCACTGACCGGTGGTGACGTGCGCGGTCGCTGACGGGCCGGATCAGTAGCGGTAGTGGTCGGGCTTGTACGGGCCGTCGACCTCGACACCGATGTACGCGGCCTGCTCGGGGCGGAGCGTCGTGAGCCTCACGCCGAGCGCGTCGAGGTGGAGACGGGCGACCTTCTCGTCCAGGTGCTTGGGCAGCACGTAGACATCGGTCGGGTACTCCTCGGGCTTGGTGAACAGCTCGATCTGGGCCAGGGTCTGGTCCGCGAACGAGTTGGACATGACGAACGAGGGGTGGCCGGTGGCGTTGCCCAGGTTCAGCAGGCGGCCCTCGGACAGCACGATGAGGACCTTGCCGTCGGGGAACGTCCAGGTGTGGACCTGCGGCTTGACCTCGTCCTTGACGATGCCGTCGATCTGCGCCAGACCGGCCATGTCGATCTCGTTGTCGAAGTGGCCGATGTTCCCGACGATGGCCTGGTGCTTCATCTTGGCCATGTCGGTGGCCATGATGATGTCCTTGTTGCCCGTCGTGGTGACGAAGATGTCGGCCTGGCCGACGACGTCGTCGAGGGTGGCGACCTGGTAGCCGTCCATCGCCGCCTGCAGGGCGCAGATCGGGTCGATCTCCGTGACGATCACCCGGGCGCCCTGGCCGCGCAGGGACTCCGCGCAGCCCTTGCCCACGTCGCCGTAGCCGCAGACGACGGCGGTCTTGCCGCCGATCAGGACGTCCGTGGCGCGGTTGATGCCGTCGATCAACGAGTGGCGGCAGCCGTACTTGTTGTCGAACTTGGACTTGGTGACGGCGTCGTTGACGTTGATCGCCGGGAAGAGGAGGGTGCCGTCGCGGTGCATCTCGTACAGCCGGTGCACACCGGTCGTGGTCTCTTCGGTGACGCCGCGGATCTCGGACGCCAGCTGGGTCCACTTCTGCGGGGACTCGCCGAGGGTGCGGTTCAGCAGGGTGAGGATGTGGGCGTACTCCTCGCTGTCCGCGGTCGACGGGTCCGGGGCTGCGCCGGCCTTCTCGAACTCGACGCCCTTGTGGACGAGGAGGGTGGCGTCACCACCGTCGTCGAGGATCATGTTCGGGCCGCCGGTGGGGGTGTTCGGCCAGGTCAGGGCCTGCTCCGTGCACCACCAGTACTCCTCCAGCGTCTCGCCCTTCCAGGCGAAGACCGGGACGCCCGCCGGGGCTTCCGGGGTGCCGTTCGGGCCGACGGCGATGGCCGCGGCGGCGTGGTCCTGGGTCGAGAAGATGTTGCAGGAGGCCCAGCGGACCTCGGCGCCGAGGGCGACCAGGGTCTCGATCAGCACGGCCGTCTGCACGGTCATGTGCAGCGAACCGGTGATGCGGGCGCCGGCCAGCGGCTGCGTGGCGGCGTACTCCTTGCGGATCGACATCAGGCCGGGCATCTCGTGCTCGGCGAGGGTGATCTCCTTGCGGCCGAACGTCGCGAGGGAGAGGTCGGCGACCTTGAAGTCCTGTCGATTGGCGACCGTCGTCATAACGGGCTGCTCCTCGTAATGGGTCGAGGTGGGGCACGGATGGCTCTGCGGCGGCGGGCACACGAATGCCCGGGCGCTCGCAGCGCAGTCCGTCGGAGGCCCTCTCTCCCTCGGCCGGTCCGCGCATACGGACCGATCGACCGCCATCAGCAGCGACGTCTGACACTGCCGTCGAATCTACACCGATCGGCCCAGTCGCTCCCAGTCCGCCCCGGGCCGGGAAGTGGCCCGGAGGATGTACCGGGAGCGGAGGGGAGGGTGGATCGAGAAGTGCCGGAAGGGGTGCCGGAGGGCGTATGGGCAGGTGGATGGGGGGTGTGTGCCAGGTGGTGCGGTGGGCGGTGATCAGTGGGCGGATTCCGTCGGGGTGTCCGGGGTGCCGCCTCCGGGACCCTCGGGAGTGTTGCCGGGGGCTCCGCCCGGGGCCTTGCCAGGGTTGGTGCCGGCCGCGGCGGCGGTCTCGCTGTAGATGTCCGGTTCCAGATAGATGACCCGGGCGATCGGGACCGCCTCGCGGATCCGGCTCTCGGCGGCGTTGATGGCGTTGGCGACCTCGGTGGCCGTGTTGTCGTGCTGCACCGCGATCTTGGCGGCGACGAGGAGTTCCTCCGGGCCGAGGTGGAGCGTACGCATGTGGATGACCTTGGTGACCGTGTCGCCGTCGACGACCGCGGCCTTGATCTTCTCGACCTGGTCGGTGCCGGCGGCCTCGCCGAGCAGGAGGGACTTCGTCTCGGCGGCGAGCACGATCGCGATGATGATCAGCAGGGCGCCGATGCAGAGGGTTCCGATGCCGTCCCAGACGCCGTTGCCGGTCGCGAGGGCCAGGCCGACACCCGCGAGGGCGAGCACCAGACCGATCAGCGCGCCGAGGTCCTCCAGCAGGACGACGGGGAGTTCGGGGGCCTTCGCCCGGCGGACGAACTCCTTCCAGGAGAGCGATCCGCGGGTCTGGTTGGACTCCTTGATGGCCGTACGGAAGGAGAAGCTCTCGGCGATGATCGCGAAGACGAGCACGCCGACCGGCCAGTACCAGGCCTCGATCTCGTGCGGGTGCTTGATCTTCTCGTAGCCCTCGTACACCGCGAACATGCCACCGACCGAGAAGAGCACGATGGAGACGAGGAATGCGTAGATGTAGCGCTCGCGGCCGTAGCCGAAGGGGTGCTGGGGGGTGGCCTCGCGCTGGGCCTTCTTGCCGCCGAGCAGCAGCAGGCCCTGGTTGCCCGAGTCGGCGACCGAGTGGACACTCTCCGCGAGCATCGACGACGAGCCACTGAACAGGAACGCCACGAATTTGGCCACTGCGATCGCGAGGTTGGCGGCGAGTGCCGCCACGATCGCCTTGGTTCCGCCTGACGCACTCATGGGTGCCTGGTGTCCCTTCTTCGGTGCTGCGGCCCTGGCGCCGCGGTACGGCCGGACATTGTTGCAGTCGCTGGTGTGGACGGTACGTCAGGCCACCACTGTGGCGCGGAACAGAGTTCCCGTACCGGACACTTCGACCTTTTCTCCGGAGGGTACGAACACGGAGGCGCCGGGTGCAAGATCGAGTTCGCCCGCCTTCGGGGCTCCCCCGGTGCAGAGCAGGATCTGCGGGGTGTCCCTGGTCAGGTCGACGGGAGCGGCGCCGGGCGAGAGGTCGAAGCGCGAGAGCCGGAATTCGTCCACGGGCGTCTCGTACAGCTCCTCGCCGGAAGGCGACGCCTCGGGACGCAGGACGCCGGGCTCGGTCGCCTCGAAGCGGACGATGCGCAGCAGTTCGGGTACGTCGATGTGCTTGGGCGTGAGTCCGCAGCGCAGCACGTTGTCCGAGTTGGCCATGATCTCGACGCCGAGGCCGTCGAGGTAGGCGTGCGGAACGCCCGCGCCGAGGAACAGGGCTTCGCCGGGCTGGAGTTCCACGTAGTTCAGCAGCATCGCCGCGATGACGCCGGGGTCGCCGGGGAAGTGGTGGGCGATCCGGGCGTACGGGGTGTGGGCGCCACCGAGGCGTTCGGCGGCGGCCGCGGCCAGGTTCACCGTTTCGGCCATCTCCGCGGGGTCTGCGCCGAGGATCGCGGTGAGGACCTCGCGCAGGGCGGCCTCTTCGGGGTGGGCGCCGAGCAGGTCGACGTACGGCTTGAGGGAGTCGACGCCGAGTGCCGCCATCGCCTCGGCCGCCTCGGTGGGCCGGCGGAAGCCGCACAGGCCGGCGAAGGGGGTGAGCGCGCAGATCAGCTCGGGCTTGTGGTTGGCGTCCTTGTACGTGCGGTGGGGCGCGTCGATCGGGACGGACCGGCGCTCCTCGTCCTCGTAGCCCCGCTTGGCCTGCGCGAGGTCGGGGTGGACCTGGAGGGAGAGCGGGGCGCCGGCTGCGAGCAGCTTGAGGAGGAAGGGGAGGCGGGGGCCGAACTTCTCGACGGTGGCCCGGCCCAGTTCGCGCTCGGGGTCGGCGGCGATGACATCGGTGAGGGGCTGTTGGGAACCTGCCTCTCCGGTGCCGGTGCCGGTGCTGGTGCCGGTGCCGGTTATGCGGGTGAGGAGGGAGGGGGCGCCGGGATGGGCGCCCATCCACATCTCGGCCTGGGGTTCGCCGGTGGGGGCGATGCCGAGCAGTTCGGGGATGGCTGTGGTGGAGCCCCAGGCGTAAGGGCGCACGGTGTTGGAGAGCCGGTCCATGGTGTTCGTCCTTGTGAGATGCGTTGCGTGGATCGGGGGTGCTGTGCTGCGCCGGCGGGCGGCCCTCTGGTGGGGTGCGGTTCCGGCTCGTCGGGGTCAGGCGCCGGTTGCCGAGGCGAGTGCCAGGTAGACGGCGGCGAAGTCGGTGACCGCGAGCAGTTCGGCGAGGGCTTCGAGTTCGGTTCCCTCGTCCGGCTCCAGTTCGCTGATCGCCGTGTCGTGGCCGAGGGCCAGTTCGCGGGCGGCGGGGGCAGCGCTCAGTCCCCCGGTGGAACGGTCGCGGAGCAGTACGACGCGGGCGTGCAGCGGATCGGGCTCGTCGACCCGGTCGCGGAAGAAGTCGTCCGGGTCGGCGCCCGCGGCGAATGTGCCCGCCAGCATCGCGCCGTGGGCGGGAAGCGCTTCGGGCAGTTCGGCGGCGAGGGCCGGGCGGCCGGACAGCTCGGCCAGGACGGCGGCGAATCTGCGGCCGACCGGAGCGGCGGCGTCGCCCTCCGTCCAGATGAGGGGCAGGCTGTCGGCGAGTTCGGCCGCGAGGGTCTTGGCCGGGTTGCTGTACGTGGCGATGGCCGGACCGCAGCGTTCCGCGGTGCGGTCCAGACGGTCGGCGACGCTCTGCAACGCCTCGGCAGGCGCGGTGACCAGGCCGACCCGGTCCAGCAGTACGAGCAGCGGGGTGAACAGTGCCCAGAGCGTGCCGGGGCCCGCGGCCGACGTCTCGGCGTCGTACTCGCCGTGCGGGGCGGAGGCCATCGGTACGACGAGTCCGTGCGCCCCGTCGATCGCCTCGCCCAGCGGTGACTGGCGCGGGGTGACGGCGACGACGCTGCAGCCTCGGCGGTACGCCTGTTCGGCGAGGAGGGAGAGGCCCGGCTCGGAGCCGTCGGCCGTGACGATCAGCAGCAGGTCCACGGAGCCGGCCCAGCCGGGCAGCGTCCAGCGCATCGCGCCCGCGGCGGGGGCGACCCCGGTGGGGTGGATGCGGGTGACGGGCGCGGAGGCGCCTGCCAGTGCGGTGATCAGGTCGGCGACGCCGGACGCGGCGGTGCCGGAGCCCGCGACCAGTACGGCGCGGGGGCGGCCCTCCGGGTTCAGTCCGGCGATCCCCGCCTCGGCGGCGTGCCGGGCAGCGGTACGGACCCGGGCCCCGGCCTCGGCGGCGCCGCGGAGCAGGCCGCGGCGGTCGGCTCGGGCCAGGGCTTCCGGGGCGTCGAGCAGCGACTCGTCGAGCATGGGAACGGTCCTCCGATCACGTGCTGATCACCGTGCGGGGTGCGGGGCGGTGGGCGCCGCGGGGCCCGGGCGCCGTTACGCGGGGCGGCGGGCCTCGTCGACGAGGAGGACGGGGATGCCGTCCCGTACCGGGTAGGCCAGGCCGCAGTCCTTGCCGGTGCAGACCAGTTCGGGGCTGTCGGCTGCGGACCGGTCGTCGAGCGGGGCGTGGCAGGCCGGGCAGGCGAGGATCTCCAGGAGGCCGGCTTCGAGCGGCATGGGGTGGGTCCCTTCAAGCTACGGATCAGGCGACGTCAGCCTACCGCCGGGGGGCCGGGGGCGGTGTCGGGTGGGGGCGGTGCGGTGTGAGGGCGGGTGAGTGTGGTGCGGGTGGGTAGGTGCGCCTGCGGCGGGCCTGTTCCCCTACCCGCCCCTCCCCGTAACCGGGGCGCTGCCCCGGGCCCCGGCCCTCAATCGCCGGACGGGCTGGGGGGTGCACCCGGGGGCTCTGCCCCACCCCGGACCCCCGCTCCTCAAATGCCGGAGGGGCTGGAAATGAGCGCTGGTGGGGTCTCAAGCGCCGGGGGCTCGGACCATGGCCAGTACCTCGTCCCGTACCGCTGTCATCGTCCGTTCGTCGCGGGCCTCCACGTTCAGGCGCAGCAAGGGTTCCGTGTTGGAGGCCCGGAGGTTGAACCACCAGTCCGGGGCCGTGACCGTCAGGCCGTCCAGGTCGTCGGTCGTGACGCCGTCGCGGGTCGCGAAGAACGCGCGTACCGCTGCCGTGCGGCCCGGCTGGTCGGCGACCGTGGAGTTGATCTCGCCGGAGCCGACGTAGCGGTCGTACCGGGCGACCAGTTCGGACAGGGGGCCCTGCGCACCCCCCAGCGCGGCGAGCACGTGGAGCGCGGCCAGCATGCCCGTATCGGCGTTCCAGAAGTCGCGGAAGTAGTAGTGCGCGGAGTGCTCGCCGCCGAAGATCGCGCCGTGCTCGGCCATCTCCGCCTTGATGAAGGAGTGGCCCACGCGGGTACGGACCGGGGTGCCGCCGTTCTCGCGGACGACCTCGGGGACCGAGAGGGACGTGATCAGGTTGTGGATGACGGTGCCCTTGCCGCCGTTGCGGGCGAGTTCCCGGGCCGCGACCAGGGCGGTGATCGCGGACGGTGAGATGCCCTCGCCCCGCTCGTCGACGACGAAGCAGCGGTCCGCGTCGCCGTCGAAGGCGAGGCCGAGGTCGGCGCCCTCGGACACGACCCGGGCCTGGAGGTCGACGAGGTTCTTCGGGTCGAGGGGGTTGGCCTCGTGGTTGGGGAAGCTGCCGTCGAGTTCGAAGTACATCGGTACGAGGTCGACGGGCAGGTTCGCGAAGACGGTGGGGACGGTGTGGCCACCCATGCCGTTGCCGGCGTCGACGACGACCTTCAGCGGCCGGACGGACGTCAGGTCGACCAGGGACAGCAGGTGGGCCGCGTATTCGGCGAGCGTGTCGCGCTCGGTGACGGTGCCGGGGGTGGCGACCGGCTGCGGGACACCGGTCCCGGACCATTTCTCGACCAGGGCGCGGATCTCCAGGAGCCCGGTGTTCTGGCCCACGGGTGCGGCGCCCGCCCGGCAGAGCTTGATGCCGTTGTACCGCGCCGGGTTGTGCGACGCGGTGAACATCGCGCCGGGGAGGCCCAGGCTGCCCGAGGCGAAGTACAGCTGGTCGGTCGAGCAGAGGCCGATGAGTGTGACGTCCGCGCCGCGCGCCGTGGCTCCGCGTGCGAAGGCTGCCGAGAGGCCGGGCGATGAGGGCCGCATGTCGTGGCCGATCACGATCGCGTCCGCGTCCGTCACCTCGACGAACGCCGCCCCGAACTGCTCGGCCAGCGATTCGTCCCACTGATCGGGCACCACTCCGCGCACGTCGTACGCCTTCACGATCTGCGACAGATCAGCAGCCACGGGCCGGTCCTCCTGAGATTCCTGCGGACCGCCCAAACTACCCGGCGGGCTCGTACGCCCGGCTCAGGGCCGCATCGAGGCCGGCTCAGGAGTCCGGTGAGCGCAGCACCCTCAGGTGGCCGCGGCGCGCGACCTCCATCGGATCGGCGGCGTGCGGACCGCTGCCCCGCCCGTCTGTTCCGCGGTCCTGCGGCCGCGCCGCTTCCCGTACGGCATTGGCGAGCGCTTCGAGATCGTCGCCGCTGGGGCGGGTGGGGGCGGAGGGGTCGGAGAGCCGGACGACTTCCCAGCCGCGTGGTGCCGTCAGCCGCTCACTGTGCTCGGCGCAGAGGTCGTAGCAGTGGGGCTCGGCATAGGTGGCGAGCGGGCCGAGGACCGCAGTCGAGTCGGCATAGACGTACGTCAGTGTCGCGACGGCAGGGCGGCCGCACGCGGTGCGCGAACAGCGACGTACAGGGCTCACGATGTTGGACGGTACCGCACTCTTGAGCGGGCTGCGACGACTCTCCCTCAGGTCACCTCACCGTGTCGCCCTGTGACCTCCGGTACGGACGCCTCCCGGACACTCCTTCCGACCTGCGAGGGGACGGAGAAGCGGAGGCCGTGCCGGCAACGATTCCGGTCACCACTCGACACCGAAGCTGTCATACAGCAGGAGATCAACGATCAGGAGCAGGGCCTGAAACGGGCCCCCGGTTGGCCGGATTGTTCAGGATTGGACATGCCGATGCCCTGTCAGGGAGCAGCGATCCACCTGCCCCGCAGAGAGTTACCCTGCGTCAGTGATGGACAGTCCCGTACCGCCCCACCCGTCCGAGCCGCGCCCACGCCGCCGTGACCGCCATGGCCGCGGCATGCGGGGGCCCGTCGCCCCGCCCCAGGTGCCGCTCTCGGCCAGCAGGGCGGAGAACTTCCGCGATCTCGTGCAGGACTCGGTGGAACGGCTGGAGCGGCGCTGGCCGCAGCTGGCCGACGTCGACTTCGTGGTGCTCGACGTGCCGGGAACACAGGAGGAGACCGTGCCGCTGGGGCAGGCGGTCTCCGCGGAGAAGGGCCGGCCCGCGCAGATCGTGGTCTACCGGCGGCCCGTGGAGATCCGTACCAAGAACCGCGACGAGCGCGCCCTGCTGGTGCACGAGGTCGTGGTGGAGCAGGTCGCGGAGCTGCTCGGGCTCGCCCCGGAGTCCGTGGACCCGCGGTACGGGCAGGAGTAGCGGCAGCCGTACGGGCGGGGGCCCGTGTTCCGGCCCCCGCCCGTACCGCCCGCTCAGTCGTCGAGGACCGACAGGTCCTGTTCGGCCGCGGGCACCTCGACCGTTCCGCGGTCGTCCGGCAGGGTCTGCACGGTGAACATCTGGATGCCGTCCTGCGTGAGGGTGAGCGTGCGTGCGGCGTGGACCGGGCCGCCCGACTCCGTCTCGACCGTCAGGGCGTAGCCGCCCTTGAGCCCGGACGGTACGGGCGGGGTGACCGCCAGGGTCGTGCCGCCCTTGACCGTGTACTTCTTGACGGTCTGTTCGCCGCCCTCGCTGCCCGCCGACGCGGTGACCTTCACGGTGGCGGTGGCCCCGGGTGCGGTGAGCGAGAGGACCGAGCCCTTGTCCCGGTTGTCGGCCACGGTCGCCCGTGCGCCCACCGGGCCGGTCGCCGGGATGTAGCCGACCTCCTGCTTGTCGCCGGTGCCGCGGACCACGCGCAGTGCGGCGACCACCGGGGTGCCCTTCCTGCCCCCGGCCGGGGTCAGCAGCAGGGAGCCGGCTTCGCCCTTGGTGATGTCCTTCAGGTCGACGCCCGCGGTCATCCGCGACTTGACGTGGAGGTCCTGGTGTCCGGCGGGCGAGATCGCGCCGGTCTTGCCGAGGAGTTTCACCGTCAGGTGGGCGTCGTCGTCGCCCGATGCGAAGGCCACGAGACGGACCGAGGTGGCGTCCGCGGGGATACCGGGGAGCACCAGGGTGCCCGTCGGGTCGGCGGAGGCGGCCAGCCAGTCGCTGCCGGTCGCCTCGTCCGCGGTCCTGACGACCGCGCCGACGCGTCCGGTACGGGTGGTGACGTGGACGGTCACGTCCTCGGCGACCTCACTCGTCAGCGTGGAGATCAGGACCGGCACGCTGGAGCGGGCGGGCACCGTGGTGCCCTCGCCGACATCGGACTTGAGGGAGCCGTCCGGACCGTACAGCTCGATGTCGGCGACGGCCGCGGTGTCGTCCGGGTTGGTCAGGTGGACGTAGTCCTCGCGGGACTTCGCGGTGCTCGCGGCGGGGAACCAGAAGTCCGTGCCGGGGCCGGTGCAGCTGACGCCGAGCAGGCCGCGGGCGCCGCCCGCCTCGACCATGGTGGTCTGCTGGGTGGTCCAGCCGGGGGCCAGGCGGCCGGTGGCGGTGCCGACCAGCGCGGGGGCGCCGGCACCGGACACCTCGGCGGTGGCCGGTTTGCCGGGCTCCTTGAGCGAGACGACCGGCTTCTCGTCCTTCCCGCCCTTCTCCTCGTCCTTCTTCTCGCCCTTCTTCCCGTCGTCGGCCGCGGTGGCGGTGGCCTCCTGCAGTTCGGCCGCACCGGCCTCGCCGCCGCTGCCGCCCGCCGGGGCGAAGGAGGTGTACGTCGTCTCCGCGAGGTCCGAGAGACCGGGGGCCGGGCAGAGCAGGCTGGACCGTTCCACCGGCAGCCGTGCGGCGGTCTTCGCCTCTGCCGTGTCCCCGTCGCCGGGCGCGGTGAGCGCGGCGAATCCGGTGACGGCGGCGAGGGCTACGGTGCCCGCGATGAGGGACAGGCTGCTGGACTTCACTCGGACTCGCCTCGCGATGCGTTACCGGTCGGCCACGGGTTCTGGCCCGGGGCGGGGTTCTCGTCGGGGTTCTGCGGGTCGTACTGGCCCTGCTGCCCGTAGTGGGCCTGGGGGTCGTACGGGGCCTGGGCCTGGGCCTGCGGGTCGTACTGCTGCTGTGGGGCGTAGCCGTACGGGTCGTAGGTGTTCTGCTGGTACGGGTCGGCGGCGAGGTGGTCCTGCTGCGTGCCGTACTGGACGTCCTGGTACTGCTCGCCCTCGTACTGCTGGTAGCCGGCGCCCTGGTACTGCTGCGCGTCCCATTCGCCGTACTGCTGCTGCGGCACCGCCGCGTACTGGCCGTCGTCGGCCTGCGGGGCGAAGGTGTCCTGGTCGTCGCTCCGGCGCGGTTGCTGCTCGGCGGGCTCTTGGACG from Streptomyces sp. NBC_01591 includes:
- a CDS encoding DUF5719 family protein, giving the protein MKSSSLSLIAGTVALAAVTGFAALTAPGDGDTAEAKTAARLPVERSSLLCPAPGLSDLAETTYTSFAPAGGSGGEAGAAELQEATATAADDGKKGEKKDEEKGGKDEKPVVSLKEPGKPATAEVSGAGAPALVGTATGRLAPGWTTQQTTMVEAGGARGLLGVSCTGPGTDFWFPAASTAKSREDYVHLTNPDDTAAVADIELYGPDGSLKSDVGEGTTVPARSSVPVLISTLTSEVAEDVTVHVTTRTGRVGAVVRTADEATGSDWLAASADPTGTLVLPGIPADATSVRLVAFASGDDDAHLTVKLLGKTGAISPAGHQDLHVKSRMTAGVDLKDITKGEAGSLLLTPAGGRKGTPVVAALRVVRGTGDKQEVGYIPATGPVGARATVADNRDKGSVLSLTAPGATATVKVTASAGSEGGEQTVKKYTVKGGTTLAVTPPVPSGLKGGYALTVETESGGPVHAARTLTLTQDGIQMFTVQTLPDDRGTVEVPAAEQDLSVLDD